A part of Haloarchaeobius sp. HME9146 genomic DNA contains:
- a CDS encoding lysylphosphatidylglycerol synthase transmembrane domain-containing protein produces the protein MAGDWDVRPMVAGFVGAIVVLAVLLWFVGFEAVVAQLSMADPTVFAFVLLAALVWLLAWGLALRSVLRILGIEFSVRDAFLVYSAATFANNVTPFGQAGGEPFSALLISRRADSEYETGLAAIASVDAINFVPSVGFALIALGYYAATVTLTDRLADAAVVVVVLTALLAVAATLGWRNRYRVEEVVVAVVSPLVCRVGRVIPRVNPPGPADIRRRIEGFFSTIERVASDRFSLLATLSYSALGWLMLVVCLWLSLYALGFRGPELFVAAMLAVPLGTVASITPLPGGLGGIETVLLMVLPTVTGLEAASVSAGILLHRLATYWFPVFVGGGAMAALGASEQE, from the coding sequence ATGGCAGGAGATTGGGACGTTCGCCCCATGGTAGCCGGCTTCGTCGGTGCCATCGTCGTGCTGGCCGTGCTCCTGTGGTTCGTCGGGTTCGAGGCTGTCGTCGCACAGCTCTCGATGGCTGACCCGACGGTGTTCGCGTTCGTCCTCCTCGCCGCACTCGTCTGGTTGCTCGCCTGGGGACTGGCGCTTCGCTCCGTCCTGCGTATCCTCGGCATCGAGTTCTCGGTCCGGGACGCCTTCCTGGTCTATTCGGCCGCGACCTTCGCGAACAACGTGACGCCGTTCGGCCAGGCTGGCGGCGAACCGTTCAGCGCGCTCCTCATCTCCCGGCGGGCCGACAGCGAATACGAGACCGGGCTGGCCGCCATCGCGAGCGTCGACGCCATCAACTTCGTCCCGTCGGTCGGGTTCGCCCTGATCGCGCTCGGCTACTACGCGGCGACGGTGACCCTGACCGACCGGCTCGCGGACGCGGCGGTCGTGGTCGTCGTGTTGACGGCCCTGCTCGCGGTGGCGGCGACCCTCGGCTGGCGAAACCGGTACCGGGTCGAGGAGGTCGTCGTCGCGGTCGTCTCGCCGCTCGTCTGCCGGGTCGGGCGGGTGATTCCACGGGTCAATCCGCCGGGACCGGCCGACATCCGGCGTCGCATCGAGGGCTTCTTCAGCACCATCGAGCGCGTCGCGAGCGACCGCTTCTCGCTGCTCGCGACCCTCTCGTACTCGGCCCTCGGCTGGCTCATGCTCGTGGTGTGCCTCTGGCTGTCGCTGTACGCGCTCGGGTTCCGTGGGCCGGAACTGTTCGTGGCGGCCATGCTCGCGGTGCCGCTGGGGACCGTGGCCAGCATCACCCCGCTGCCGGGCGGGCTCGGCGGTATCGAGACGGTCCTGCTGATGGTGTTGCCGACGGTGACGGGGCTGGAGGCGGCGTCGGTCAGCGCTGGAATCCTGCTGCACCGGCTCGCAACCTACTGGTTTCCGGTGTTCGTCGGGGGTGGCGCGATGGCCGCACTCGGGGCGTCGGAGCAGGAATAA
- the thiL gene encoding thiamine-phosphate kinase, translating into MDERAALDLLGGVVGRAGDDAAVVDGQVVTTDMLHERTDFPPGTTRYTAGWRAVGASLSDVAAMGATATAAVAVYAAPEFDEADLVDFVTGARDVCAAVGAEYVGGDLDSHTEFTVATTALGRTDDPVHRDGATPGDLLCVTGTMGRSAAALRLFEQGDTERANDLFRFEPRVATGQVLAAHATAMMDSSDGLARSVHQLSEASDCGFAVDFEAVPVAEAVRDVAEDGEDERELACFFGEDFELVFTIPESELDAARDASPTPLSVIGQVTAPDEGITMDGEELPDRGFTHGE; encoded by the coding sequence ATGGACGAACGGGCTGCCCTGGACCTGCTCGGCGGTGTCGTCGGTCGCGCCGGCGACGACGCAGCCGTCGTGGACGGCCAGGTCGTCACGACGGACATGCTCCACGAGCGGACCGATTTCCCGCCCGGGACCACCCGGTACACCGCCGGCTGGCGAGCCGTCGGCGCGTCGCTCTCGGACGTGGCCGCGATGGGCGCGACGGCGACCGCGGCCGTCGCGGTGTACGCCGCCCCCGAATTCGACGAGGCCGACCTCGTGGACTTCGTCACGGGCGCTCGCGATGTCTGTGCGGCCGTCGGCGCCGAGTACGTCGGTGGCGACCTCGACTCCCACACCGAGTTCACCGTCGCCACGACCGCCCTCGGCCGGACCGACGACCCGGTCCACCGAGACGGCGCGACTCCCGGCGACCTGCTCTGCGTCACCGGCACGATGGGGCGCTCTGCGGCCGCCCTCCGGCTGTTCGAGCAGGGTGACACCGAGCGCGCGAACGACCTCTTCCGGTTCGAACCCCGCGTCGCCACCGGGCAGGTGCTCGCCGCCCACGCGACCGCGATGATGGACTCCTCCGACGGGCTGGCGCGCTCGGTCCACCAGCTCTCGGAGGCCAGCGACTGCGGCTTCGCCGTCGACTTCGAGGCCGTCCCGGTCGCCGAGGCGGTTCGCGACGTGGCCGAAGATGGGGAGGACGAGCGCGAACTCGCCTGCTTCTTCGGCGAGGACTTCGAACTCGTGTTCACCATCCCCGAATCCGAACTCGACGCGGCCCGGGACGCCTCCCCGACGCCCCTCTCGGTCATCGGGCAGGTCACCGCCCCCGACGAGGGTATCACCATGGACGGCGAGGAACTCCCCGACCGCGGGTTCACGCACGGGGAGTGA
- a CDS encoding site-2 protease family protein, with the protein MSARDLSPDAGPPLSSFDDEFYVEEVRTDGETLYYYGMPLRQPDVVMQHVWQTFHDAGYEPQLTTRAGRYVIVAEPAGGGIDGIPWKNVLLFVATVFSTLLVGAQWFFIDPFANPLEAVTTAWPFSAAILVVLGTHELGHYAMSRYHDVDASLPYFIPFPTLIGTMGAVIRMRGRMPDRKALFDIGAAGPLAGLVATVVVTVVGLQLPPVQAPPGFDPGPNAVTIQLAFPPLIRILAELTSQPLSYQDPTVNVHPVVIGGWAGCFVTLLNLIPVGQLDGGHIMRAMFGERQETLATLVPVGLFGLAGFLHFVEHYSLNNVFIWIFWGGLAAFVAAAGSARPVSEEEELDTTRMALGVLTFLLGVLCFMPVPVAIVG; encoded by the coding sequence ATGTCTGCCAGGGACCTGTCGCCAGACGCCGGCCCACCGCTCTCTTCGTTCGACGACGAGTTCTACGTCGAGGAGGTCCGGACCGACGGCGAGACGCTGTACTACTACGGGATGCCCCTGCGGCAGCCCGACGTGGTGATGCAGCACGTCTGGCAGACCTTCCACGACGCCGGCTACGAGCCACAGCTCACCACCCGCGCCGGCCGGTACGTCATCGTCGCCGAGCCCGCCGGGGGTGGCATCGACGGCATCCCGTGGAAGAACGTCCTGCTGTTCGTCGCGACCGTGTTCTCCACCCTGCTGGTCGGTGCGCAGTGGTTCTTCATCGACCCGTTCGCGAACCCCCTGGAGGCAGTGACGACCGCGTGGCCGTTCTCCGCGGCCATCCTCGTCGTCCTCGGCACGCACGAACTCGGCCACTACGCGATGAGTCGCTACCACGACGTCGACGCATCCTTACCCTATTTCATCCCGTTCCCGACACTCATCGGGACGATGGGGGCTGTCATCCGGATGCGGGGGCGGATGCCCGACCGCAAGGCCCTGTTCGACATCGGCGCGGCCGGCCCACTCGCGGGGCTGGTCGCCACCGTCGTCGTGACCGTCGTCGGCCTGCAGCTCCCGCCGGTCCAGGCCCCGCCGGGGTTCGACCCCGGCCCCAACGCGGTGACCATCCAGCTGGCGTTCCCGCCGCTCATCCGCATCCTCGCGGAGCTCACGAGCCAGCCGCTCAGCTACCAGGACCCGACGGTGAACGTCCACCCGGTGGTCATCGGCGGCTGGGCGGGCTGTTTCGTCACGCTGCTCAACCTGATTCCGGTGGGCCAGCTCGACGGCGGGCACATCATGCGCGCCATGTTCGGCGAGCGCCAGGAGACCCTGGCGACGCTGGTGCCGGTGGGCCTGTTCGGCCTCGCGGGCTTCCTGCACTTCGTCGAGCACTACTCGCTCAACAACGTCTTCATCTGGATCTTCTGGGGCGGGCTCGCGGCGTTCGTGGCCGCCGCGGGTTCGGCCCGGCCGGTGAGCGAGGAGGAGGAACTGGACACGACCCGGATGGCCCTGGGCGTGTTGACGTTCCTGCTGGGCGTGCTCTGTTTCATGCCCGTTCCTGTTGCGATTGTGGGCTGA
- a CDS encoding molybdopterin synthase, producing MYVLGVVGPSDSGKTTLVSRLVERLSERGRVATVKHCTVDPDIDTEGRDTARHRAAGADVTYGVAEGSWFATGDERTLDETLDDLAPDYDFCLLEGYSWANVPQVVLGGRDHAGEALVTGETADDVAVEAVCDALADTDPYECLDSLVARAKRSPDAPKAGAIATFTGRVRAKDHDEDDVTESLEFEKYDGVAEERMAALSADLESREGVHEVLMHHRTGVIEYGEDIVFVVVLAGHRDEAFRTVEDGINRLKDEVPIFKKEVTTDEEFWVHERT from the coding sequence ATGTACGTACTGGGTGTCGTCGGTCCGTCGGACTCGGGCAAGACGACGCTGGTGAGCCGGCTGGTCGAGCGCCTCAGCGAGCGTGGTCGCGTCGCGACGGTGAAACACTGCACGGTCGACCCGGACATCGACACCGAGGGCCGCGACACGGCCCGTCACCGGGCTGCCGGCGCGGACGTGACCTACGGGGTGGCAGAGGGTTCGTGGTTCGCGACTGGCGACGAGCGGACCCTGGACGAGACGCTCGACGACCTCGCCCCCGACTACGACTTCTGCCTGCTGGAGGGGTACAGCTGGGCGAACGTCCCGCAGGTCGTCCTCGGCGGGCGCGACCACGCGGGCGAGGCGCTCGTGACGGGTGAGACCGCAGACGACGTGGCCGTGGAAGCCGTCTGTGACGCGCTGGCGGATACCGACCCGTACGAGTGCCTCGACTCGCTCGTGGCGCGCGCGAAGCGTTCGCCCGACGCGCCGAAGGCGGGTGCCATCGCCACGTTCACCGGACGCGTCCGTGCGAAGGACCACGACGAGGACGACGTGACGGAGTCACTGGAGTTCGAGAAGTACGACGGCGTCGCCGAAGAGCGCATGGCCGCGCTCAGTGCGGATCTCGAATCGCGCGAGGGCGTTCACGAGGTGCTCATGCACCACCGCACCGGCGTCATCGAGTACGGCGAGGACATCGTGTTCGTGGTCGTGCTCGCTGGCCATCGTGACGAGGCGTTCCGGACCGTCGAGGACGGTATCAACCGGCTCAAGGACGAGGTGCCGATATTCAAGAAGGAAGTGACAACGGACGAAGAATTCTGGGTACACGAGCGCACCTGA
- a CDS encoding YCF48-related protein — translation MSNLTRREALTALGATGVWLGSGGVVSAESAGTDEFSSRDSPTQKTLRSVTQSREGPYAVGENGDVLARRATEESGSRYERVLDAGLTAGDKSFYGVDATVDGRNVWVAGESGRVGYYDAVDEQFTDFSKPNGLAATWRDVAVGETAGNERVYLFGGGGQVLVGERDDAGMSWGTATTFNGGNAIYGAARLEENEVWCCDSTGSVYETRDGGQTWTDIGVDAATVPLYDIAVADEDAITVVGGSGRIFEYDGTTWQRFKPGGSAIRGVDRTSDAEGGHVAAGAGGTLYIRSTDGWTSTNLATSKTLRGVALDTTGEYPDAVVGNAGKIYERGGYTAYPDTLRLEVDDGASLSYGFDVSGPTAGTTLNESDDTVTSVADGYEVGGTLGDGDGADAYRFGGDVTGLTVTDGSASDLTTVRSGTEVSVERLADRSWSRVSTPVDVTLYEIVESSAGLYAVGGSGRIIRTDSTGEWDVVTKTGVRGGGNSLFGAGVTDDGESLWVAGGSGALGHIDATTGEITDYSQPGGATSSWTDVAVTGSAGSESIYLVNGSGEVLHGENDRGAVTFDEPVKPGNGSTLRGVTFIDDDTGYTCDGNAKVYETRDGGQTWTDIGIESAGVTLYDVAAESPDDITVVGGSGRLFRYNGAVWTLTKLGGNSRLSVDRDADRGVAVGGSAELFEREIEGWTGTAADPSDVTLYSSIVVQDDPTTGKYAVGGNGVALRQTFDDPLF, via the coding sequence GTGTCGAACCTCACTCGACGCGAAGCACTGACGGCACTCGGAGCAACAGGCGTCTGGCTCGGCAGCGGCGGCGTCGTCTCCGCCGAATCGGCCGGGACAGACGAGTTCTCGTCGCGCGACTCGCCGACGCAGAAGACGCTGCGCTCGGTCACCCAGTCGCGCGAGGGACCCTACGCGGTGGGCGAGAACGGCGACGTGCTCGCTCGCCGCGCCACCGAGGAGTCGGGAAGCAGGTACGAGCGCGTCCTCGACGCGGGACTGACCGCGGGCGACAAGAGCTTCTACGGCGTCGATGCCACCGTCGATGGCAGGAACGTCTGGGTCGCCGGCGAGAGCGGGCGAGTCGGCTACTACGACGCGGTCGACGAACAGTTCACGGACTTCTCGAAACCGAACGGTCTCGCGGCGACCTGGCGGGACGTGGCCGTCGGTGAGACCGCCGGGAACGAGCGCGTCTACCTGTTCGGCGGGGGTGGCCAGGTCCTCGTCGGCGAGCGTGACGACGCGGGCATGTCGTGGGGGACCGCGACGACGTTCAACGGCGGCAACGCCATCTACGGGGCGGCCCGCCTCGAGGAGAACGAGGTGTGGTGCTGTGATTCGACCGGGTCGGTGTACGAGACGCGCGACGGCGGCCAGACGTGGACCGACATCGGCGTCGACGCCGCGACCGTCCCGCTGTACGACATCGCCGTCGCCGACGAGGACGCCATCACGGTCGTCGGCGGCAGCGGCCGCATCTTCGAGTACGACGGGACCACCTGGCAGAGGTTCAAGCCCGGTGGCAGCGCGATTCGCGGCGTCGACCGCACCAGCGACGCGGAGGGCGGCCACGTCGCGGCCGGCGCGGGCGGGACGCTCTACATCCGGTCCACCGACGGCTGGACCAGCACGAACCTCGCCACCTCGAAGACGCTCCGCGGGGTCGCGCTGGACACGACCGGCGAGTACCCCGACGCCGTGGTCGGGAACGCCGGGAAGATATACGAGCGTGGCGGCTACACCGCCTACCCCGACACCCTCCGCCTGGAGGTCGACGACGGCGCGAGCCTCTCCTACGGGTTCGACGTGTCGGGGCCCACCGCCGGAACCACGCTCAACGAGTCCGACGACACGGTGACCAGCGTGGCAGATGGGTACGAGGTCGGCGGCACACTGGGCGACGGCGACGGGGCCGACGCCTACCGGTTCGGCGGCGACGTGACCGGGCTCACCGTCACCGACGGGAGCGCGAGCGACCTCACGACCGTGCGGAGCGGCACCGAGGTCTCCGTCGAACGGCTGGCCGACCGGTCGTGGTCGCGGGTGTCCACACCGGTGGACGTGACCCTGTACGAGATCGTCGAGTCGTCGGCCGGGCTGTACGCGGTCGGCGGGAGCGGTCGCATCATCCGGACGGACTCGACCGGTGAGTGGGACGTGGTCACGAAAACCGGCGTCCGCGGAGGCGGCAACTCCCTGTTCGGGGCTGGCGTCACCGACGACGGCGAGTCGCTCTGGGTCGCCGGCGGGAGCGGCGCGCTCGGACACATCGACGCGACGACCGGTGAGATCACGGACTACTCGCAGCCCGGCGGGGCGACCTCGTCGTGGACCGACGTGGCCGTCACCGGGTCGGCCGGTTCGGAGTCCATCTACCTCGTCAACGGCTCCGGGGAGGTGCTCCACGGCGAGAACGACCGCGGCGCGGTCACGTTCGACGAGCCGGTCAAACCAGGGAACGGCTCGACGCTGCGCGGCGTGACCTTCATCGACGACGACACCGGGTACACCTGCGACGGGAACGCGAAGGTGTACGAGACGCGCGACGGCGGCCAGACGTGGACCGACATCGGCATCGAGAGCGCCGGCGTCACGCTCTACGATGTCGCGGCGGAATCGCCCGACGACATCACGGTCGTCGGTGGCAGCGGTCGGCTGTTCCGCTACAACGGGGCGGTCTGGACGCTCACGAAACTCGGCGGGAACAGCCGGCTGTCGGTCGACCGCGACGCGGACCGCGGGGTGGCCGTCGGTGGGAGTGCCGAGCTGTTCGAGCGCGAGATAGAGGGCTGGACCGGGACCGCAGCCGACCCCTCGGACGTGACGCTGTATAGCAGTATCGTGGTACAGGACGACCCGACGACCGGCAAGTACGCGGTCGGCGGGAACGGCGTCGCACTCCGTCAGACGTTCGACGACCCCCTGTTCTGA
- the pyrH gene encoding UMP kinase — MKVVVSVGGSVLAPELDAERVSAFADVINELVDDGCQVAAVVGGGGVARDYIGTARDLGANEIELDQLGIDVTRLNARLLIAALGENVVTAPAKNYEQAGEIMRNGDVCVMGGVAPAQTTDAVGAAVAEYVGADLLVYATSVPGVFSADPNEDPDAEKYDQLSAEELVEVIAGLEMNAGSSAPVDLLAAKIIQRSGMRTIVLDGNDPTRVLDAVRHGEHDGTDIIPEGTGDNLTYWVE; from the coding sequence ATGAAAGTAGTCGTCTCCGTCGGCGGGAGCGTCCTCGCGCCGGAACTCGACGCAGAGCGCGTCTCGGCGTTCGCCGACGTCATCAACGAACTCGTCGACGACGGGTGCCAGGTGGCAGCCGTCGTCGGGGGCGGCGGCGTCGCCCGGGACTACATCGGGACCGCCCGCGACCTCGGTGCCAACGAGATCGAACTCGACCAGCTCGGCATCGACGTGACGCGGCTGAACGCCCGCCTGCTCATCGCCGCACTCGGTGAGAACGTCGTCACCGCGCCCGCGAAGAACTACGAACAGGCTGGCGAAATCATGCGCAACGGCGACGTCTGCGTCATGGGCGGTGTCGCCCCGGCCCAGACGACCGACGCCGTCGGCGCCGCGGTCGCCGAGTACGTCGGCGCGGACCTGCTCGTCTACGCCACCTCGGTCCCCGGCGTCTTCTCCGCGGACCCCAACGAGGACCCCGATGCCGAGAAGTACGACCAGCTCTCCGCCGAGGAACTCGTCGAGGTCATCGCCGGGCTGGAGATGAACGCCGGGTCGTCCGCCCCGGTCGACCTCCTCGCCGCGAAGATCATCCAGCGCTCGGGCATGCGCACCATCGTCCTCGACGGGAACGACCCGACGCGCGTCCTGGACGCGGTCCGCCACGGCGAGCACGACGGCACCGACATCATCCCCGAGGGCACCGGCGACAACCTGACGTACTGGGTCGAATAG
- the lysS gene encoding lysine--tRNA ligase encodes MSRTDDATSPYTLSADDDRDSETARHVFWADRIADVVESRDPDEPIIIKGGISPSGVPHLGNVNEIMRGYFVAEVLRERGHEVRQVFTADDRDPLRKLPRKLANLDGDIVDLGDVNAGALGRNLGHPYTDIPDPFGCCDSYGAHFSNLITESAELLDVEFDIESNTAMYEAGRFDDVVEFILDHADEAREVLSHYQDKVDEDYVPFNPICSECGKITETVTAIDTEAGTVDYVCTDMQAGDNTISGCGHEGTATFREGKLPWRFEWPAQWQVLGVDFEPFGKDHAEGSWPSGDDIARNVLDIQPPVPMVYEWFTLDGKPFSSSEGNIILVSEVLDLLEPEVVRYFFAKDPKKARDFSIERLDQLVDEFDRFEQLYFGEVEGSEDELAKAERVYPFVVENPDEDRIRLPYTFAAVLSMFPDEQTRIDHAKKQGHIPEDADQATIDAAFQRVERAANWAERTDNEYNYTVLEELPEVDFDEETCEALDQLADFIEEGHDGEAIQGEIYESAKRRDLDMGSFFGAGYQLFFGQDQGPQLGPFLSKLEREFVVNRLRREA; translated from the coding sequence GTGAGCCGTACCGACGACGCCACCAGTCCGTACACCCTCTCCGCCGACGACGACCGAGACAGCGAGACGGCCCGCCACGTCTTCTGGGCCGACCGCATCGCCGACGTCGTCGAGTCCCGCGACCCCGACGAGCCAATCATCATCAAGGGCGGCATCTCGCCCTCGGGCGTCCCGCACCTCGGCAACGTCAACGAGATCATGCGCGGCTACTTCGTCGCGGAAGTGCTGCGCGAGCGTGGCCACGAGGTCCGCCAGGTGTTCACCGCGGACGACCGCGACCCCCTGCGCAAGCTCCCGCGCAAGCTGGCGAATCTGGACGGTGACATCGTGGATTTAGGGGATGTGAACGCCGGCGCGCTCGGCCGGAACCTCGGCCATCCCTACACCGACATCCCGGACCCGTTCGGCTGCTGTGACTCCTACGGCGCGCACTTCTCGAACCTCATCACCGAGAGCGCGGAACTGCTCGACGTCGAGTTCGACATCGAGTCCAACACCGCGATGTACGAGGCGGGCCGCTTCGACGACGTCGTCGAGTTCATCCTCGACCACGCCGACGAGGCCCGCGAGGTCCTCTCGCACTACCAGGACAAGGTCGACGAGGACTACGTCCCGTTCAACCCCATCTGTTCGGAGTGCGGGAAGATCACCGAGACCGTGACCGCCATCGACACCGAGGCCGGTACCGTCGACTACGTCTGCACGGACATGCAGGCCGGCGACAACACCATCTCGGGCTGTGGCCACGAGGGCACCGCCACCTTCCGCGAGGGCAAGCTCCCCTGGCGCTTCGAGTGGCCCGCCCAGTGGCAGGTACTCGGTGTGGACTTCGAGCCGTTCGGGAAGGACCACGCCGAAGGCTCGTGGCCCTCCGGCGACGACATCGCCCGGAACGTGCTGGACATCCAGCCGCCGGTCCCGATGGTGTACGAGTGGTTCACCCTCGACGGGAAGCCGTTCTCCTCCTCGGAAGGGAACATCATCCTCGTCAGCGAGGTGCTCGACCTGCTCGAACCCGAGGTCGTCCGCTACTTCTTCGCGAAGGACCCGAAGAAGGCGCGTGACTTCTCCATCGAGCGCCTCGACCAGCTCGTCGACGAGTTCGACCGCTTCGAACAGCTCTACTTCGGCGAGGTCGAGGGCTCCGAGGACGAACTCGCGAAGGCAGAACGCGTCTACCCCTTCGTCGTCGAGAATCCCGACGAGGACCGGATTCGCCTGCCCTACACGTTCGCGGCCGTCCTCTCGATGTTCCCCGACGAGCAGACCCGTATCGACCACGCGAAGAAGCAGGGTCACATCCCCGAAGACGCCGACCAGGCGACCATCGACGCCGCATTCCAGCGCGTCGAGCGCGCCGCGAACTGGGCCGAACGAACCGACAACGAGTACAACTACACCGTGCTCGAGGAGCTGCCGGAGGTCGACTTCGACGAGGAGACGTGCGAGGCACTCGACCAGCTCGCCGACTTCATCGAGGAGGGCCACGACGGCGAGGCAATCCAGGGCGAGATCTACGAGTCCGCCAAGCGCCGCGACCTCGACATGGGCTCGTTCTTCGGTGCCGGCTACCAGCTCTTCTTCGGGCAGGACCAGGGCCCGCAGCTGGGGCCGTTCCTCTCGAAGCTGGAGCGCGAGTTCGTCGTGAATCGGCTGCGGCGAGAAGCCTGA
- a CDS encoding site-2 protease family protein: protein MVSTLQLVFAGFAVYWVAVLAAKREGLLPSYVSTQGPILLIHTKRGREFLNWAAGPRRFWRAWANVGVGIALVVMFGAFVFLLDAALSTIQNPPPPTAVNQPKNVLVIPGVNDFLPLSVAPEILFGLGVGLIVHEGGHGLLCRVENIDIESMGIGLLAILPIAAFVEPNENSRRKASRGGQTRMFAAGVTNNFAITIVAFALLFGPVAGSIAVADGALLGGVAAGSPADQAGLSGGDRITAVDGTAVENNSHLTELLDATDEKTVQITVNGEETRTLERAVLVREALANGPTGLDAEATIRTVNGTSVDTVSEFHAALGESPGPVTVEATTGDGEDVTTTFVAGAYVRIAEDGAFAAAGPEPDTNLIVTEFAGQRTVTWTDLSEAIETTEPGQTVEIVAYDDGQRQTYQVEMGNRDGNPQLGVFATSFGTAGLDVTDLGVQFYPADRYLAILGGGDQASLNAFASSFFGKMLFVLILPVVGVVAGSTGTLPYNFAGFTGEITNFYVATGPLGFLGGGVFLLANLLFWTGWINIQLGFFNCIPAFPLDGGHILRTSTEAVMSRLPIQATRRRVRMVTTTVGLTMLVSFLVLILGPQLFG from the coding sequence ATGGTCTCCACTCTGCAGTTGGTATTCGCCGGCTTCGCCGTCTACTGGGTGGCCGTGCTGGCGGCCAAGCGTGAGGGACTCCTCCCGTCGTACGTCTCTACACAGGGGCCGATCCTGCTCATCCACACGAAGCGGGGGCGGGAGTTCCTCAACTGGGCCGCCGGGCCACGCCGGTTCTGGCGGGCCTGGGCGAACGTCGGTGTCGGTATCGCGCTGGTCGTGATGTTCGGCGCGTTCGTCTTCCTGCTCGATGCCGCACTCTCGACGATTCAGAACCCGCCACCGCCGACGGCGGTGAACCAGCCGAAGAACGTGCTCGTCATCCCCGGCGTGAACGACTTCCTGCCGCTCTCGGTGGCACCCGAGATCCTGTTCGGCCTGGGCGTGGGCCTCATCGTCCACGAGGGCGGCCACGGCCTGCTCTGCCGGGTCGAGAACATCGACATCGAGTCGATGGGTATCGGGCTGCTCGCCATCCTCCCCATCGCGGCGTTCGTCGAACCGAACGAGAACTCCCGCCGGAAGGCATCGCGGGGCGGCCAGACCCGGATGTTCGCCGCGGGCGTGACGAACAACTTCGCCATCACCATCGTCGCCTTCGCCCTGCTGTTCGGGCCGGTCGCGGGCTCCATCGCGGTCGCGGACGGGGCGCTGCTGGGCGGCGTCGCAGCGGGCTCACCCGCCGACCAGGCCGGACTCTCCGGCGGCGACCGCATCACCGCGGTCGACGGGACCGCGGTCGAGAACAACTCCCACCTCACGGAGCTGCTCGACGCGACCGACGAGAAGACCGTCCAGATAACGGTCAACGGTGAGGAGACGCGGACGCTCGAACGGGCCGTCCTGGTCCGCGAAGCGCTGGCGAACGGGCCGACCGGGCTCGACGCCGAGGCCACCATCCGGACGGTGAACGGCACGTCGGTCGATACGGTCTCGGAGTTCCACGCGGCCCTCGGCGAGTCGCCCGGCCCGGTGACCGTCGAGGCGACCACTGGCGACGGCGAGGACGTGACCACCACGTTCGTCGCGGGTGCGTACGTCCGCATCGCCGAGGACGGTGCCTTCGCCGCGGCGGGCCCCGAACCAGACACGAACCTCATCGTGACCGAGTTCGCCGGCCAGCGGACCGTCACCTGGACGGACCTCTCGGAGGCCATCGAGACCACCGAGCCGGGCCAGACGGTCGAGATCGTCGCCTACGACGACGGCCAGCGCCAGACCTACCAGGTCGAGATGGGGAACCGTGACGGCAACCCGCAACTCGGCGTGTTCGCGACCTCCTTCGGCACGGCCGGGCTCGACGTGACCGACCTCGGCGTGCAGTTCTACCCGGCCGACCGCTACCTCGCCATCCTGGGCGGGGGCGACCAGGCCAGCCTGAACGCGTTCGCCTCGTCGTTCTTCGGCAAGATGCTGTTCGTGCTCATCCTGCCGGTCGTCGGCGTCGTCGCGGGCAGTACCGGGACGCTCCCGTACAACTTCGCGGGCTTCACCGGCGAGATAACGAACTTCTACGTCGCCACGGGGCCACTGGGCTTCCTCGGCGGCGGCGTGTTCCTGCTCGCCAACCTGCTGTTCTGGACCGGCTGGATCAACATCCAGCTCGGCTTCTTCAACTGCATCCCGGCGTTCCCGCTCGACGGCGGGCACATCCTGCGGACCTCGACCGAGGCCGTCATGTCCCGGCTTCCCATCCAGGCGACGCGCCGCCGGGTCCGGATGGTCACGACGACGGTCGGGCTCACCATGCTGGTGAGCTTCCTCGTGCTCATCCTCGGGCCGCAGCTGTTCGGGTGA
- a CDS encoding PadR family transcriptional regulator gives MRKSGPPKGLIAYLVLELLEEKPRYGYEILKEIRDISGGHWEPSYGSVYPILYKFEDKGWAQRIEREDEPDRKYFELTEAGRDELADRREDSATKAREFADVILGFYHVYVAFATDDRFSVPELDGEWRFDDEFSGWIVEQMIRHHEHYFSDDFDRIEDTPEEFYERHDIDQDDED, from the coding sequence ATGCGGAAAAGCGGCCCGCCGAAAGGACTCATCGCGTATCTCGTGCTGGAACTCTTAGAAGAGAAACCGCGATACGGGTACGAGATACTCAAGGAAATCCGTGACATCAGCGGCGGCCACTGGGAGCCCTCCTACGGCTCGGTGTACCCCATCCTCTACAAGTTCGAGGACAAGGGCTGGGCTCAGCGTATCGAGCGCGAGGACGAACCCGACCGCAAGTACTTCGAGCTGACCGAGGCGGGCCGCGACGAACTCGCCGACCGACGGGAAGACAGCGCGACGAAGGCTCGCGAGTTCGCCGACGTCATCCTCGGCTTCTACCACGTCTACGTCGCCTTCGCGACCGACGACCGGTTCTCGGTCCCCGAACTCGACGGCGAGTGGCGCTTCGACGACGAGTTCTCGGGCTGGATCGTCGAGCAGATGATCCGCCACCACGAGCACTACTTCAGCGACGACTTCGATAGAATCGAGGACACGCCCGAGGAGTTCTACGAGCGCCACGACATCGACCAGGACGACGAGGACTGA